In the genome of Segatella copri, one region contains:
- a CDS encoding CDP-glycerol glycerophosphotransferase family protein: protein MKEKVNIKKIQHFIMWWATYWRWNLLYKLLYNKLPINEKKMCVISWRGKYFNCNPKAIATYIGNHNQMSLQIIAVVDNPKLYKNKYPNIKFVKTKSVAHLIAQLSCKIFIANVRMSEFEKKSGQIYIQTWHGMGPKKSEKDSIEALSYEYIQNAIKDCNQTDIMLSGSKWQTDWIRNSTWYKGRILEVGTPRDDCFFIANEYETKKNRVYETYHINIDTKLILYAPTFRSFGEIAQNSIDVNTLLQTFSKKFGGNYVLLLRLHPNVARQPLPEIYAKYLSKKVFNATSYPDIQDLLCASDVLITDFSSVSTEFVMQDKPCFLYIPDYNTYDRGLYFKPEEMPFPYSFDEKQLIQTVQLFDFSNYAKRLASYKEKIGMSENGTSCVRIEEYLEKTIIKKSC from the coding sequence ATGAAAGAGAAAGTTAACATCAAAAAGATACAGCATTTTATCATGTGGTGGGCGACCTATTGGAGATGGAACTTATTATATAAGTTGCTATATAATAAGTTACCTATCAATGAAAAGAAGATGTGTGTTATAAGTTGGAGAGGAAAGTATTTCAATTGTAATCCTAAAGCGATTGCTACATATATAGGTAATCACAATCAAATGAGCTTACAGATTATAGCAGTAGTGGATAATCCAAAGCTTTATAAAAACAAATACCCAAACATTAAGTTCGTCAAGACAAAATCAGTTGCTCACTTAATTGCCCAATTATCATGTAAAATTTTTATAGCTAATGTACGTATGTCTGAGTTTGAGAAAAAATCAGGTCAGATTTATATACAGACTTGGCATGGAATGGGACCTAAGAAATCAGAGAAAGACAGCATAGAAGCATTAAGTTATGAATATATTCAGAATGCTATCAAAGATTGCAATCAAACAGATATCATGCTTAGTGGTTCCAAATGGCAAACGGATTGGATAAGAAATTCCACATGGTATAAAGGACGAATATTAGAAGTTGGTACTCCACGAGACGATTGTTTTTTCATTGCTAATGAATATGAAACAAAGAAGAATAGGGTATATGAAACTTATCATATCAACATAGATACCAAACTCATTTTGTATGCTCCTACTTTTAGATCTTTTGGAGAAATAGCTCAAAATAGTATAGATGTAAATACTTTGTTACAAACTTTTTCAAAAAAATTCGGGGGCAATTATGTGTTACTTCTTAGATTACATCCAAATGTAGCAAGACAACCATTACCAGAAATATATGCAAAGTACCTTTCTAAAAAAGTGTTCAATGCTACATCATATCCTGATATACAAGATTTATTATGCGCTTCAGATGTATTGATAACCGATTTTTCTTCTGTCTCTACGGAGTTCGTCATGCAAGATAAACCATGTTTTTTATATATCCCTGATTATAATACTTATGACAGAGGCTTGTACTTCAAGCCTGAAGAAATGCCATTTCCTTATAGTTTTGATGAAAAGCAATTAATACAAACTGTACAGTTGTTTGATTTTAGCAATTATGCAAAACGACTTGCGTCCTACAAGGAGAAAATTGGAATGAGTGAAAATGGTACTTCTTGTGTGAGAATAGAAGAATATTTAGAGAAAACAATTATTAAAAAGTCATGTTAA
- a CDS encoding O-antigen ligase family protein: MLIYLLFLILITVFIKNFKRGIIVYAPFKFMFSHGIPSHIGKFELDAFFTLCLFLLWLLRNNDSLGKNPLRRSLVIMFVASFIYACNPQFAIITLVDSLSPFLYFIMFFDAIKNEADLKLFIKVICGYVLLLNGNAICELAGNNIIGSQLLTIMYPETYWAVDAGTRGLFIRLHSFVPHSIGYGVENMVLFSFFLMLYVYGQNLLKKKKSMFYMGVCLLGIFLSGSRSPLLGGVVILLPLIANRKMFNAQNFAFVVMASVVIVYFGGAYLSTMFDSLTTDSNTDMGGASSWDMRLGQLEYSVYFWMQNFWFGNGHNFDIFQGGKMYSQIFGAESVWFPIMMKQGLVGMVAYLYITIDACFCAIKVDKKAICLCLMLGWLIIDSATNLPGLSILLPLYFYTVYYKWDNLLKSKNYDFNNNTNLQG, from the coding sequence ATGTTAATATATTTATTATTTCTTATATTAATAACTGTCTTTATCAAGAATTTCAAAAGAGGAATAATAGTTTATGCGCCATTCAAGTTTATGTTTAGTCATGGAATACCATCCCATATCGGTAAATTTGAATTGGATGCATTTTTTACATTATGCTTGTTCCTATTATGGCTTTTGAGAAATAATGATAGTTTGGGGAAGAATCCTTTAAGGCGGTCGTTAGTTATAATGTTTGTAGCAAGCTTCATTTACGCTTGCAATCCTCAGTTTGCCATTATTACTTTGGTAGACTCCCTTAGTCCGTTTCTGTATTTCATCATGTTTTTTGATGCTATAAAAAACGAAGCAGATTTAAAGCTTTTTATAAAAGTTATTTGTGGATATGTTCTCTTGTTAAATGGCAATGCCATTTGTGAATTAGCTGGAAATAATATTATAGGAAGTCAACTTCTAACAATAATGTACCCAGAAACTTATTGGGCTGTTGATGCTGGAACTCGAGGTTTGTTTATCAGACTACATTCTTTTGTTCCGCATTCTATAGGATATGGTGTTGAAAACATGGTGCTTTTTTCCTTCTTCTTGATGCTTTATGTTTATGGGCAAAATCTCTTAAAAAAGAAAAAGTCAATGTTCTATATGGGAGTTTGTTTGTTAGGCATATTCCTTTCGGGGTCTCGAAGTCCACTTTTGGGAGGTGTCGTTATATTGTTACCACTTATAGCAAACCGAAAAATGTTTAATGCTCAAAACTTTGCTTTTGTAGTCATGGCATCGGTCGTTATTGTTTATTTTGGTGGTGCTTATCTCTCAACAATGTTTGATTCTTTAACAACAGATAGTAATACAGATATGGGTGGTGCAAGTTCTTGGGATATGCGTTTAGGACAATTGGAATATTCTGTTTATTTTTGGATGCAAAACTTTTGGTTTGGCAATGGTCATAACTTTGACATTTTCCAAGGGGGAAAAATGTACTCTCAAATTTTTGGAGCAGAATCCGTTTGGTTTCCGATTATGATGAAACAAGGACTTGTTGGAATGGTTGCATATTTGTACATAACAATTGATGCTTGTTTTTGTGCAATAAAAGTAGATAAGAAAGCCATTTGCTTATGCCTTATGTTAGGATGGCTTATCATTGATTCTGCAACGAATTTGCCTGGATTGAGTATTTTGTTGCCTCTATATTTTTATACAGTTTATTATAAGTGGGACAATCTATTAAAAAGCAAGAACTATGATTTCAATAATAATACCAATTTACAAGGTTGA
- a CDS encoding glycosyltransferase family 2 protein — MISIIIPIYKVEQYLDECITSVINQTYKDLEIILVDDGSPDMCPQKCDEWAKKDARIKVVHKKNGGLSSARNAGLKVAKGEYIGFVDSDDYVDETMYEDLMRVMNQNENTMVVSSPIIRNKNGAFSPYMVGSYEYKDGETMPFALYMKMFLGLGMDATVWNKLYKREFIQTLFREGRNNEDYLFMYYNVKPLFGSGKLLAVSANPHYYYRDNPLSICHQVNVSVNRLFFDTLFNLKEIMEDLKRWNKPMLSSVIPFMEGILIHACDQILKFPILKEKRPDDCKFIEEMLRKDICIYRKGRSFSGTFKFVCFKYFPNLYLLKSKLLK; from the coding sequence ATGATTTCAATAATAATACCAATTTACAAGGTTGAGCAATACCTTGACGAGTGTATTACGTCTGTTATCAATCAAACGTATAAAGACTTGGAAATAATTCTAGTTGATGATGGCTCTCCTGATATGTGCCCGCAAAAATGTGATGAGTGGGCAAAGAAGGATGCTCGCATCAAAGTAGTACATAAAAAAAATGGTGGACTTTCTTCGGCTCGTAATGCTGGCTTAAAGGTTGCCAAAGGAGAATACATCGGTTTCGTGGACAGCGATGACTATGTTGATGAGACTATGTATGAGGATCTGATGCGAGTGATGAATCAGAATGAGAATACAATGGTTGTCTCTTCGCCTATTATTCGCAATAAGAATGGTGCCTTTTCTCCGTATATGGTTGGATCGTATGAGTATAAGGATGGCGAGACTATGCCTTTTGCTCTGTATATGAAAATGTTCTTGGGGCTTGGTATGGATGCCACGGTATGGAATAAACTCTATAAGCGTGAGTTCATCCAAACTCTCTTCCGAGAGGGGCGCAACAATGAGGACTATCTCTTTATGTATTATAATGTGAAGCCGTTGTTTGGTTCTGGTAAGCTGTTGGCTGTTTCTGCCAATCCTCATTATTATTATCGTGATAATCCTCTGAGTATTTGTCATCAGGTAAATGTTTCGGTGAATAGATTGTTTTTTGATACATTATTTAATTTGAAAGAGATAATGGAAGATTTGAAACGATGGAATAAGCCTATGCTTTCTTCTGTTATTCCTTTTATGGAGGGTATTTTGATACATGCTTGTGACCAAATATTGAAATTCCCGATTCTTAAAGAAAAACGTCCAGATGACTGTAAGTTTATTGAGGAAATGTTGAGGAAGGATATTTGTATTTACCGCAAGGGACGTTCTTTCTCTGGTACGTTTAAGTTTGTCTGTTTCAAATATTTCCCGAATTTGTATCTCTTGAAGTCTAAACTTTTAAAATAA
- a CDS encoding acyltransferase has product MRCPERLTLGDGTIIGDNAILDARRGLTMGRNVNLSSNVSIYTLQHDHRDLNFDCPPEDKVKFSVEIDDRVWLGSNVIVLPGVHIGEGAVCCAGCVVTKDVEPYSVVAGIPAKRVSERPRNLTYNFKGKSCRFY; this is encoded by the coding sequence ATGAGATGCCCCGAAAGGCTTACTCTTGGCGATGGCACAATTATCGGTGACAATGCCATATTGGATGCTCGCAGAGGTTTGACCATGGGACGCAATGTCAACCTCTCCAGCAACGTTTCCATCTATACGCTCCAGCATGACCATCGTGACCTTAACTTCGATTGTCCTCCAGAGGATAAGGTGAAGTTTTCGGTAGAGATTGATGACAGGGTATGGTTAGGCTCTAACGTTATTGTTTTGCCAGGAGTGCATATCGGCGAAGGGGCTGTTTGTTGCGCTGGTTGTGTGGTTACCAAGGATGTGGAGCCATATTCAGTAGTGGCTGGCATCCCAGCCAAGAGGGTAAGCGAGCGTCCTCGTAACCTAACGTATAATTTTAAAGGAAAATCTTGTAGATTCTATTGA
- a CDS encoding acyltransferase family protein encodes MFHMSLFFFVSGYCFKDKYLNNVRQFSINKVKGLYVPFVKWSLLFLVLHNVFFHLNIYNDVCGWKGVVSLLYGWKDVVKNVAKIVLAMNETEQLLGGYWFLKELFLGSFLALGCFKYLKNDFLGASILLLIAIVMSWFDVEVPAVHIASRTFFAGFFIVMGRAYKRMNVDADKWPITIMAFIIVSMGSVWCGTSMLSYSAIQILPYSVCAILGTIMILNLSHRLSLYQNWAKRFLMFVGDHTLEVLTWHFLSFKLISLLIIWVYALPIEQLAGFPIIKGYSLMYWPLYSFVGICVPIGALYIRKRLSYERKTK; translated from the coding sequence ATGTTCCACATGTCGCTGTTCTTCTTTGTCAGTGGCTACTGTTTCAAGGATAAGTACCTCAATAATGTGAGGCAGTTCTCCATTAACAAGGTCAAGGGATTGTATGTGCCATTCGTAAAATGGTCGCTGCTCTTCCTCGTGTTGCACAATGTGTTCTTCCATCTAAACATTTATAATGATGTATGTGGATGGAAAGGTGTGGTGTCGCTGCTGTATGGTTGGAAAGATGTGGTGAAGAATGTGGCAAAGATAGTTCTGGCTATGAACGAGACGGAGCAACTCTTGGGAGGCTACTGGTTTTTGAAGGAACTTTTCTTGGGGTCGTTCTTGGCCTTGGGCTGTTTTAAGTATCTGAAGAATGACTTCTTAGGGGCTTCGATTCTGCTCTTGATAGCTATCGTGATGTCGTGGTTTGATGTCGAAGTTCCTGCTGTCCATATTGCCTCTCGCACTTTCTTTGCTGGTTTCTTTATCGTTATGGGAAGGGCATATAAGCGGATGAATGTGGATGCTGATAAGTGGCCGATTACGATTATGGCTTTCATCATCGTATCGATGGGTTCTGTTTGGTGTGGCACATCCATGCTGTCTTATTCTGCCATCCAGATATTGCCTTATTCGGTGTGTGCCATTTTGGGAACAATTATGATACTGAATTTGAGTCATCGTCTGAGTCTTTATCAGAACTGGGCTAAGCGATTCTTGATGTTTGTGGGCGACCATACCTTGGAGGTCTTGACGTGGCATTTCTTGTCGTTCAAGCTCATCTCTCTCCTCATCATCTGGGTGTATGCCTTGCCGATAGAGCAGTTGGCTGGTTTCCCTATCATCAAGGGATATTCCCTTATGTATTGGCCGCTATATTCATTCGTGGGTATCTGTGTGCCGATAGGTGCATTGTATATTAGAAAACGATTATCATATGAAAGAAAAACAAAATAA
- a CDS encoding glycosyltransferase family 2 protein: protein MKEKQNNLAIIIPAYKATFLAAALDSIAAQTCQDFTLYIGDDCSPNNLGEIVDRYRDKINLVYRRFDTNFGGKDLVAQWERCIDMSQGEEWIWLFSDDDVMEASCVENFCKSLQETNASYDLYHFDVKVINDDGKITSIPKKYPQDLDNFSYYKGKLKGKYASLVVENIFSREVYRKYNGFKKFDLAWGSDTATWVLFSEKKGFHTINNSHVLWRCGNQNISPNVSLPISVRKVRALVAFFKWAHSYFKARNQAHLFTNMRAFVSRVAMFSRYTPKEVIEESIVEFCEGHNISFLCFLVRILVNIKR, encoded by the coding sequence ATGAAAGAAAAACAAAATAATTTAGCTATTATCATCCCTGCTTATAAGGCAACGTTCTTGGCAGCAGCGTTGGATTCCATCGCGGCTCAGACGTGCCAAGACTTCACGCTTTATATTGGCGATGACTGTAGCCCCAACAATCTTGGGGAGATAGTGGACAGGTACAGGGATAAGATCAACTTGGTGTATCGCCGCTTTGATACCAATTTTGGTGGTAAGGATTTGGTAGCACAATGGGAGCGTTGCATTGATATGAGCCAGGGAGAGGAATGGATATGGCTTTTCTCGGATGATGACGTAATGGAAGCATCTTGTGTTGAAAATTTTTGTAAAAGTTTACAAGAAACAAATGCTTCCTATGATTTGTATCATTTTGATGTGAAGGTTATCAACGATGATGGAAAGATAACAAGTATTCCTAAAAAATATCCTCAAGATTTAGATAATTTCTCTTATTATAAAGGTAAATTAAAAGGTAAATATGCCAGTCTTGTAGTAGAAAATATATTTAGTAGGGAAGTTTACCGAAAATATAATGGGTTTAAAAAATTTGATTTGGCTTGGGGAAGTGATACTGCTACATGGGTTTTGTTTTCTGAAAAGAAAGGTTTCCATACGATAAATAATTCACATGTTTTATGGAGATGTGGAAATCAAAATATTTCACCGAATGTTAGTCTGCCTATTTCTGTTAGAAAAGTTAGAGCATTGGTCGCTTTTTTCAAATGGGCACATTCGTATTTTAAAGCAAGAAATCAGGCTCATCTTTTCACGAATATGAGAGCGTTTGTAAGTAGAGTTGCAATGTTTAGTAGGTATACACCAAAAGAAGTAATAGAAGAATCGATTGTGGAGTTTTGTGAAGGACACAATATATCCTTCTTATGCTTTCTTGTGAGAATATTGGTTAATATAAAAAGATAA
- a CDS encoding Coenzyme F420 hydrogenase/dehydrogenase, beta subunit C-terminal domain encodes MLKYISTMDAATCCGCRACEQVCAHRALQMESNEEGFLYPKLDATKCVNCGLCESVCPMMKAKTVRQDEGQAYVAQNKNVGDLKTSSSGGGFIAIAKKILSQNGVVYGAAYKNGPKVCHIRVEKSSDLEKLKGSKYVQSDIGDSYKQVKKDLREERIVYFVGTPCQVAGLKLFLRKEYDNLLTSDLICHGTPSPEIFKNMISHVEEKMDADFVDYSFRDKRVRGWSCSSSSSYKMRSSGKMKYVNYSKDMEAYFKAFISGHLMRMNCYQCPFANTHRCGDITLADFWGVRESIPDFPFIHRGVSLLLVNTAKGAQALDSLKNQFVLKVIPMDMAVETNANLSHPTPLSKDREMSYDLALNHYPAFLDKYYEGNYFINNLKVQVEYNIRRYPWLFLLISRIKKLIK; translated from the coding sequence ATGTTAAAGTATATTTCAACCATGGATGCAGCTACTTGTTGTGGATGTAGAGCTTGTGAGCAAGTGTGTGCACACCGGGCTTTACAAATGGAATCAAATGAAGAGGGGTTCCTTTATCCTAAATTGGATGCAACGAAATGCGTGAATTGTGGATTATGTGAAAGTGTTTGTCCAATGATGAAGGCTAAAACTGTTCGACAGGATGAAGGTCAAGCTTATGTTGCACAGAATAAGAATGTCGGTGATCTTAAGACGAGTTCTTCTGGAGGTGGCTTTATTGCAATTGCCAAAAAAATTCTGTCTCAAAATGGTGTTGTCTATGGAGCTGCTTACAAGAATGGACCAAAAGTATGTCATATTAGGGTTGAGAAATCTTCTGATTTAGAAAAATTGAAAGGTAGCAAATATGTTCAATCTGATATAGGTGATTCCTATAAACAAGTAAAAAAGGATTTACGAGAGGAACGTATTGTTTACTTTGTTGGTACACCTTGTCAAGTGGCAGGCTTAAAGCTTTTCCTGAGAAAGGAATATGATAATTTGCTAACTTCTGATTTAATATGTCATGGAACTCCATCGCCTGAGATTTTCAAGAATATGATTAGCCATGTTGAAGAAAAGATGGATGCTGATTTCGTTGACTATTCTTTTAGAGATAAGAGAGTCCGTGGTTGGAGCTGTTCTTCTTCTTCTTCTTACAAAATGCGCTCTTCAGGCAAGATGAAGTATGTAAATTATTCCAAAGATATGGAGGCGTACTTTAAGGCATTTATTTCAGGTCATCTTATGCGAATGAATTGCTATCAATGTCCATTTGCAAACACTCATCGGTGTGGCGATATAACTTTGGCTGATTTTTGGGGTGTGCGAGAAAGTATTCCTGATTTTCCATTTATTCATCGAGGTGTAAGTTTGTTACTTGTCAATACTGCTAAAGGAGCGCAGGCTTTAGATAGCTTGAAAAATCAGTTTGTTCTGAAGGTAATTCCTATGGATATGGCTGTGGAAACAAATGCGAATTTAAGTCATCCTACACCATTGTCAAAAGACAGAGAAATGAGTTATGATTTGGCATTGAATCATTATCCTGCTTTTCTTGATAAGTATTATGAAGGTAATTATTTTATTAATAACTTGAAGGTACAAGTTGAATATAATATAAGACGTTACCCTTGGTTGTTTTTATTAATCTCTAGAATTAAGAAGTTAATCAAATGA
- a CDS encoding polysaccharide pyruvyl transferase family protein — protein MKVSIITILDNTNYGTYLQALATGMAVKSLGHEVEIIHYTRPCMTPKGNSKAIYEDRGFIRWFYRCVLKYSRKSYQLKKLDMDFLKCYLPVTSEYIGFKSLIANPPQADVYITGSDQVWNSFYNRGIDKSYYLDFVPEGKKKISYAASIGMPNFPENEVDDTKRLLEKYQYITVRELSAKKILESLGVASEVVLDPTLLLDKVAWSEIAERYAFKESEPYLLTYSVEYGKEDSYIKHYAKQIAEKKGLKLYHITYGGKPFDNYYDKVFTYATPDQFLNLMLHASFIVVSSFHGTAFSINFNKPFITVSPKKFNSRVMSLLQITGLESRVVTDDSRSIDSFGDIDYFSVNKILDGERKKSLAILNKMLKA, from the coding sequence ATGAAAGTTTCGATAATAACTATTTTAGATAATACCAACTATGGTACATATTTGCAGGCTCTTGCTACTGGTATGGCTGTTAAGTCACTAGGGCATGAAGTGGAAATTATACATTACACTAGACCATGTATGACACCTAAAGGAAATTCTAAAGCTATTTATGAAGATCGAGGTTTCATCAGATGGTTTTATCGTTGTGTATTGAAATATTCTAGGAAATCTTATCAACTCAAAAAGCTTGATATGGATTTCTTGAAATGCTATTTGCCTGTAACATCAGAATATATAGGCTTTAAATCACTTATTGCTAATCCACCTCAGGCAGATGTGTATATTACCGGTAGTGATCAAGTATGGAATAGTTTCTATAACCGAGGAATAGATAAAAGCTATTATTTAGATTTTGTTCCAGAAGGTAAAAAGAAAATAAGTTATGCAGCAAGTATTGGTATGCCTAACTTTCCAGAGAATGAGGTTGATGATACCAAAAGACTATTAGAAAAATACCAATATATTACGGTAAGAGAATTGTCTGCTAAAAAAATATTGGAAAGTCTTGGGGTAGCATCAGAAGTTGTTCTTGATCCTACGTTGTTGCTGGATAAAGTAGCATGGTCTGAAATAGCAGAAAGGTATGCTTTTAAAGAGTCTGAACCTTATTTGCTGACATATAGTGTAGAATATGGAAAGGAAGACTCTTATATCAAGCATTATGCCAAGCAAATTGCAGAAAAGAAAGGATTGAAATTATATCATATTACATATGGTGGAAAGCCATTTGATAATTATTATGATAAGGTGTTTACTTATGCGACGCCAGATCAATTCCTTAATTTGATGCTTCATGCTTCATTTATAGTGGTCAGCTCGTTTCATGGAACAGCTTTCTCTATAAATTTCAACAAACCTTTTATTACTGTATCACCAAAGAAGTTTAACAGTAGAGTTATGAGTTTGTTGCAGATTACTGGCTTAGAATCAAGGGTTGTAACTGATGATAGCCGTTCAATTGATAGTTTTGGCGATATTGATTATTTTTCTGTCAATAAAATCCTTGATGGGGAAAGAAAGAAATCGCTTGCAATTTTAAATAAAATGTTAAAAGCTTAA
- a CDS encoding IS1182 family transposase: MAYKKGQDRRQRVLFPDCIDEYVEADAPVRLFDAFVDNLKMDELGFVRSTPAETGTPGYDPRDLLKLYIYGYFYQVRSSRKLARECKCNVEVMWLLNKLTPDFRTISDFRKDNKKAITKVFKEFNKFCMGLKLFSKSYISIDGSKFKAVNAKDNNLTLSKLDDRIKRLDEHISIYMEELEAYDHEEGRRLSKDELQRKLDVCKERKERYEGYRDTLEKSGESQISLTDPDSRLMKANEGFCVGYNVQTAVDAESHMIAGFLVTNSPTDHGQLTSVASEVKADYGVDVLESTADKGYECPEDHADALANGIVPNVIQRDGSCTEQVQFDYNEATITDEQKSSTNPEDLKACLEAAVIPEAYKDFLTDAQIVEVKEYTSDVAESAVLKMTPGQMRAKALEGYFVRDAERNLVYCPQGEILRQKSIKRNGMIRYCNKLACKKCKCKCTIQKFKEADFNKDTLIKATEAKRKQLKEENKDKPKPPRMKIVKKVVRYVLHLDQNKMDNRKCLSEHPFGTMKRALGQYYFLLKGKLKVTAEMGLFCLSYNLRRAISLKGVPALIASLG, translated from the coding sequence ATGGCATATAAAAAAGGACAAGATAGACGACAGAGGGTTCTTTTCCCTGATTGCATTGACGAGTATGTAGAGGCTGACGCCCCTGTTCGCTTGTTTGATGCTTTTGTCGATAATCTCAAAATGGATGAACTGGGATTCGTCCGCAGTACTCCTGCAGAGACAGGTACTCCTGGATATGATCCTCGCGATCTCCTCAAACTCTATATTTATGGTTACTTCTATCAGGTACGTTCCTCTCGCAAACTTGCTCGTGAGTGCAAGTGTAACGTAGAGGTAATGTGGCTGCTCAACAAGCTGACTCCTGACTTTCGTACAATCTCCGATTTCCGCAAGGACAACAAGAAGGCTATTACTAAAGTTTTTAAAGAGTTCAACAAGTTTTGTATGGGACTGAAGCTCTTTTCCAAGTCGTACATCTCTATTGATGGAAGCAAGTTTAAGGCTGTAAATGCTAAAGACAACAACCTTACTCTAAGCAAACTCGATGACCGAATCAAGCGTCTTGATGAACATATTTCAATCTATATGGAAGAACTTGAAGCATACGATCATGAGGAAGGACGCAGGCTCTCTAAAGATGAGTTGCAACGTAAGCTTGATGTTTGCAAGGAGCGCAAGGAACGCTATGAGGGATACCGTGATACACTTGAGAAAAGTGGTGAAAGCCAGATTTCCTTAACCGATCCTGATTCCCGACTAATGAAAGCCAACGAAGGCTTTTGTGTCGGTTATAATGTGCAAACTGCAGTTGATGCGGAGAGCCATATGATAGCAGGCTTCCTGGTAACCAACAGTCCAACAGACCATGGTCAGCTTACAAGCGTAGCATCTGAGGTGAAAGCCGATTATGGTGTTGACGTTCTTGAATCAACTGCAGACAAGGGGTACGAGTGTCCCGAGGATCATGCAGATGCATTGGCTAATGGTATCGTACCAAATGTCATCCAACGTGATGGCAGCTGCACGGAGCAGGTTCAGTTTGACTATAACGAAGCTACCATAACTGACGAACAAAAGTCAAGTACTAATCCAGAAGATTTGAAGGCATGTCTTGAAGCAGCAGTCATACCGGAAGCCTACAAGGATTTTTTAACCGATGCACAGATTGTAGAGGTCAAGGAGTACACTTCTGATGTAGCAGAGTCTGCTGTACTGAAGATGACTCCCGGGCAGATGCGTGCCAAGGCTCTTGAAGGATACTTCGTGAGGGATGCCGAACGCAATCTTGTCTATTGTCCGCAAGGAGAAATCCTGAGGCAAAAGTCTATCAAAAGAAACGGTATGATCCGCTATTGCAACAAGCTTGCATGTAAAAAATGCAAGTGCAAGTGTACCATCCAGAAGTTCAAGGAGGCAGACTTCAACAAAGACACCTTGATAAAGGCAACCGAAGCAAAACGCAAGCAACTCAAAGAAGAGAATAAGGACAAGCCAAAACCTCCAAGAATGAAGATCGTGAAGAAGGTTGTCCGTTACGTTTTACATCTAGATCAGAACAAGATGGACAATCGCAAATGCCTCTCCGAGCATCCTTTTGGAACCATGAAGCGAGCACTTGGGCAATACTACTTTTTACTGAAAGGCAAACTGAAAGTAACTGCTGAGATGGGTCTCTTTTGCCTATCTTATAACCTTCGTCGTGCCATATCTCTCAAAGGTGTACCTGCTTTGATTGCTTCTCTTGGATAA
- a CDS encoding acyltransferase translates to MKKDMPLEGLRWSRDSGSALYDTPQNGRSRTGWGAINLLHNKWFRLKLKKANPKERAELMRDKFYYLGKNVELYTINFGTEPYLVSIHDNVIVAAGVNFVNHDVSVFNVARLLGLRRGDIDKVGSIELFENCFIGTSTILMPNCSVGKNSVIAAGSIVTKHVPDNEVWGGIPAKFIMTTEEYAHKLKEKSHEFPWMPLEKKNKMSESELIRARQQYFFEK, encoded by the coding sequence ATGAAAAAAGATATGCCCTTAGAGGGACTTAGGTGGAGTCGTGATAGCGGTTCTGCCCTCTATGATACACCCCAAAACGGCCGTTCTCGGACGGGCTGGGGGGCAATAAATCTCCTTCATAATAAGTGGTTTAGATTGAAACTGAAAAAGGCAAATCCAAAGGAAAGAGCAGAGTTGATGAGAGATAAATTTTATTATCTTGGTAAAAATGTAGAACTTTATACCATCAATTTTGGAACAGAACCTTATCTTGTTAGCATACATGATAATGTAATAGTTGCTGCTGGAGTTAATTTTGTCAATCATGATGTTAGTGTATTCAATGTGGCAAGATTGCTAGGACTAAGGCGTGGTGATATTGATAAAGTGGGCAGTATTGAACTATTTGAGAATTGCTTCATAGGTACAAGTACTATTTTAATGCCAAATTGCTCCGTAGGTAAGAATTCTGTAATTGCTGCAGGTAGTATTGTAACCAAGCATGTTCCAGACAATGAAGTTTGGGGTGGTATTCCTGCCAAGTTTATAATGACGACAGAGGAGTATGCCCATAAGCTGAAAGAAAAGTCGCATGAGTTTCCATGGATGCCTTTAGAGAAGAAGAATAAAATGAGTGAGAGTGAGCTAATTCGGGCTCGCCAACAATATTTTTTTGAGAAATGA